In the Danio rerio strain Tuebingen ecotype United States chromosome 8, GRCz12tu, whole genome shotgun sequence genome, one interval contains:
- the LOC110438801 gene encoding serine/threonine-protein kinase pim-1, whose amino-acid sequence MAFSKLISRLKKAFGIKCAHEPPREPLASTGNMTENHRHPITDDPPLFQACFPRRATVDDPLPALEIHDLQDEPISSSKFFHTAVNNLELEVLQPSIPDAPAEEDLNFTVKSEVNSFESPVSQQFSTDGIFEAFSGDSVQVDIDSALDEDSESSLNQKVSQDDSADDSALSLTADDETCLDNNDISSRYNLGKQLGEGGFGSVFEGIRIQDGLQVAVKFAQMTPRMRDLCSSHDQPPLEITLASMASSGSRCANIIQLLDWQVFKDHYVMVMERPTPSMDLEAFLQLNGGVLTEQTAQTIMGQAVHAANVCCYREVFHRDIKLQNLLVNPNTLEVKLIDFGCGDYMMESAYSTFSGTEAYMPPEFYKRGCYHAKPATVYSLGVLLFTMLHGDFPTTYDLYYLEHDWSKFTLSQECCDLMWACLQQIPEHRILLGQMSYHDWFMLE is encoded by the exons ATGGCTTTTTCAAAGTTAATTTCCCGTTTAAAGAAAGCGTTCGGTATCAAGTGTGCACACGAACCACCCCGTGAGCCACTCGCATCCACCGGCAACATGACAGAAAACCACCGTCATCCGATAACCGATGACCCGCCCCTCTTCCAAGCCTGTTTCCCCAGAAGAGCTACTGTTGATG ATCCGCTCCCTGCACTGGAGATCCATGACCTACAGGACGAGCCGATCAGTAGCTCGAAATTCTTTCACACTGCTGTGAACAATCTGGAGCTGGAGGTTCTCCAACCTTCAATTCCTGATGCTCCAGCAGAAGAAGACTTGAACTTCACTGTGAAATCTGAAGTGAACAGCTTTGAATCTCCAGTGAGCCAGCAGTTCTCAACAGATGGCATCTTTGAAGCGTTCAGCGGAGACTCTGTGCAGGTTGACATTGACTCTGCACTGGATGAAGACTCGGAGTCTTCACTGAACCAGAAGGTCTCACAAGATGACTCCGCTGATGATTCTGCACTGAGTCTTACAGCAGATGATGAGACCTGTTTGGACAATA ATGACATCAGCTCCCGCTACAATCTGGGAAAGCAGCTCGGTGAAGGAGGTTTCGGCTCCGTTTTTGAGGGGATCCGCATACAGGATGGTCTGCAG GTGGCTGTTAAATTTGCCCAGATGACACCACGTATGCGAGATCTCTGCTCT tctcATGACCAGCCACCTCTAGAGATCACCTTGGCAAGTATGGCCAGCAGTGGCTCCAGGTGTGCCAATATAATTCAGCTCCTTGACTGGCAGGTCTTCAAAGACCATTATGTCATGGTCATGGAGCGGCCTACGCCAAGTATGGACCTGGAGGCATTCCTGCAACTCAACGGAGGCGTCCTCACCGAGCAAACGGCACAAACTATCATGGGCCAAGCTGTTCATGCTGCCAATGTTTGCTGCTACCGGGAAGTATTCCACAGAGACATTAAGCTGCAAAACCTGCTTGTAAACCCAAACACACTGGAGGTCAAGCTGATTGACTTCGGCTGCGGAGATTACATGATGGAATCAGCATACTCCACCTTTTCTG GCACAGAAGCGTACATGCCGCCAGAGTTTTACAAAAGAGGATGTTACCATGCCAAACCAGCAACTGTCTATTCTCTTGGGGTTCTTCTCTTCACAATGCTGCATGGAGATTTTCCAACGACGTATGACCTGTACTACCTGGAGCATGACTggtccaaatttaccctctctcaAG AATGCTGTGATCTGATGTGGGCTTGTCTGCAGCAGATTCCAGAGCACAGAATTCTTCTAGGACAGATGTCTTACCACGACTGGTTCATGCTGGAGTAG
- the LOC110438803 gene encoding uncharacterized protein: MCVFVCLCVFDSSLEEPSAEPQVMEVSTEPLSISTPLKENKEKFYVSSGLTDGVLQQVELSSEAPASPPLSSSPHSQQLNTKRFSCRICMEAFHGRSDMENHKRAHIDPKTFKCPDCDFAAPSWPEVKTHMALHAYLRPHKCTSCSFASKNMKDLRRHMMTHTNKRPYSCQKEATYIQQITTVDGQTVQHLMTRDNQVTEMGDGQITHIQYEHDGTFLQKQQIELLCLRMDRFSMSPSPLNSRLWPLKIWKQSLIQRSLKGIVRKPAFFTVSYCRCSNDSVYTEATPEQLEQLQEQGIQYDVITFIEE, encoded by the exons atgtgtgtgtttgtttgtctgtgtgtgtttgacagcagTTTAGAGGAGCCCTCAGCAGAGCCTCAGGTGATGGAAGTGAGTACTGAGCCCTTGTCCATCTCTACACCTCTCAAAGAAAATAAAGAGAAGTTTTACGTTAGCTCAGGCTTGACAGACGGAGTCCTGCAGCAGGTGGAG CTCAGCAGTGAAGCTCCAGCATCTCCTCCGCTGTCTTCATCACCCCATTCTCAACAGCTGAACACCAAGCGCTTCTCATGTCGCATCTGCATGGAGGCTTTCCATGGCCGATCGGACATGGAGAACCACAAGAGGGCGCACATCGACCCCAAAACATTCAAATGCCCCGACTGTGATTTCGCAGCACCTTCTTGGCCAGAAGTCAAG ACTCACATGGCCTTGCATGCATATTTGAGACCTCATAAATGCACCAGCTGCAGTTTTGCCTCTAAAAACATGAAAGACCTGCGACGCCACATGATGACACACACCAACAAGAGGCCTTACTCCTGCCAG AAGGAGGCAACATATATTCAGCAGATCACAACAGTAGATGGACAGACCGTACAGCACTTAATGACCAGAGACAACCAGGTCACTGAG ATGGGGGACGGGCAAATCACTCACATTCAGTATGAACATGATGGGACGTTTCTACAGAAACAACAGATTGA ATTGCTCTGTCTCAGGATGGACAGATTCAGTATGTCCCCATCACCACTGAACAGCAGGTTGTGGCCCCTGAAGATCTGGAAGCAGTCGCTCATTCAGCGGTCACTG AAAGGAATTGTgaggaagccagcattttttacagtaag CTATTGCAGATGCAGCAATGACTCGGTTTACACTGAAGCCACACCTGAACAACTGGAACAACTGCAAGAGCAGGGCATCCAGTATGATGTCATCACTTTTATTGAGGAGTAG